The following are encoded together in the Planococcus antarcticus DSM 14505 genome:
- the fni gene encoding type 2 isopentenyl-diphosphate Delta-isomerase, producing MDHIQFALSTGQSKKNMFDDIRFVHQALPDSAVSDINIKPKTGDLNLKSPVFINAMTGGGGRDTEQLNGLLARVAKETGAAMAVGSQMAALKDRSERQSYAIVRKENPDGILFANLGSEATIHQAREAVDMIEANALQIHLNVVQELTMPEGDRDFRGALERIQAIAEQLHVPVIIKETGFGVSRETAEKLKHTGISAIDVSGFGGTNFALIENERRKKKLAYFEDWGIPTAAAIVEVKSVFGKTVLASGGIQDAQDIIKAFFLGADSVGLAGSFLKTAMHQGEKQLISDVQALYEDLAMMMTALGAENLADLQKCPAVITGELAQYLSARGYSTASYANPGKN from the coding sequence ATGGATCATATACAATTTGCTTTATCTACAGGACAAAGCAAGAAGAACATGTTTGATGATATTCGGTTTGTCCATCAGGCTTTGCCTGATTCAGCGGTTTCCGATATCAACATAAAACCAAAAACAGGTGATTTGAACTTAAAATCACCTGTTTTTATTAATGCGATGACGGGCGGTGGCGGCAGGGACACTGAACAGTTGAATGGTTTGCTTGCCCGGGTTGCCAAGGAAACAGGGGCAGCCATGGCTGTCGGATCGCAAATGGCTGCGCTCAAAGACCGCAGCGAGCGACAATCCTATGCTATTGTCAGGAAAGAAAATCCAGATGGTATTCTGTTCGCCAATCTTGGCAGCGAAGCAACGATTCATCAGGCACGGGAAGCGGTTGATATGATTGAAGCAAATGCTCTGCAAATCCACCTCAATGTCGTGCAGGAGCTTACCATGCCCGAAGGTGACCGCGATTTTCGCGGAGCACTTGAACGCATACAGGCGATTGCAGAGCAGCTTCACGTTCCTGTAATTATTAAAGAAACTGGCTTTGGCGTGTCGCGTGAAACGGCAGAAAAATTAAAGCATACGGGTATTTCTGCAATTGATGTCAGTGGTTTTGGTGGAACGAATTTTGCACTGATTGAAAATGAGCGCCGCAAAAAAAAGTTGGCCTATTTTGAAGACTGGGGCATTCCAACAGCGGCAGCGATTGTGGAAGTGAAGAGTGTCTTTGGCAAAACGGTGCTCGCTTCAGGCGGCATTCAGGATGCCCAGGACATAATCAAAGCATTTTTTTTGGGAGCTGATTCAGTAGGCCTTGCAGGATCGTTTTTGAAGACAGCGATGCATCAAGGCGAAAAACAATTGATCAGTGATGTGCAGGCGCTTTATGAGGATCTAGCGATGATGATGACAGCTCTTGGTGCTGAAAATCTGGCAGATCTGCAGAAATGTCCGGCAGTTATCACCGGAGAATTGGCGCAATATCTCAGCGCAAGAGGCTACAGCACGGCATCTTATGCAAACCCTGGGAAAAACTGA